The genomic segment TCATTACACCAGTTAGAGGCAAAATGGAAGTTGAGAAAGTTGCAGAGGGATTTGTGGGAAAGGTCGCCAATGTATGTGACCAAACCGTGTGTGGAATTCTGAAATACTATACAATTAATTCCTAGTTTAATAGAATTAGTGGGAGAAATTGGAGAGGATGAAGAAGTGGGGAGAAACAGTCCATGAAATCCTACAAGAACATAGTCTTGTAGTGTTTTAGTGTCATTGTTCTGAGCTGAGAGACGGCTCAGCTTTTTCCACAGGTCCAGATGTGGTTAGGTGGTACTGCTGAACCCATTTGATGGCTCGTGGCCCTCCAGAAGGGAAAGACCACTCGTCAGAGTGGTACTGCAGCTACTTTTCCTCTAGATCTTGTGCTTTCCTGATCCGAGCTGAAGACATGGGCATAGAGAGGTGGTACAGCTGAGTCGGTCTAACTGCTCCCTCGGAGTTGGGCACTCTTGCCTAGGAAGCTCTTCTGGTTAGTCTTCTTCCCCAGAGGGCAGACATGATCAAAGGGGGGTCTGTCTAAGAGGATAAAATGCTCACAGGGAAGACTTCAGAATTGGAAAAGATTCCTTGGATTATTTAGAGAAGGAATGAGTTTGCAGAAACCTCTGTGAGAGAAAACCAGGTTGAGTGCAGCTATTAATGTGTTACAGGGACGAGCAAAATCGGAGCCCTGCTGGGCCCGTCTTTCCCTGACCTGTAAGCTCTTCAGTCAGATAGTCCTGATCATGCCGCCTTTAGTAGGTTTCTCTATAGATTCTTCATGGCTATCACGTCTGGGGTTCTGCGGGGCAAAAGGCCCTAGCAATTAGCATAAGCTCTTGCTTGGCTTTCCTTGTAAGTCTGCGAACTTGAGGGTAGAAAAGaagatcctcctggaagggGAAGCCGGTGCCCTTCAGTTATGCAATGTCTGTGATTTCCATGTGACAAAAGATACTGTCATTGTAACTTTGGACCAAATCTGATATTTCCCTTGATGAATACCAGTACAACTGTGGTCTCACGTGCTGGGATCGGTTTCTGACTCTTCTTGATTTAACAAAACACACAGGATCAACAGGGAACGTGCTATCATTCAGTGAAACGAGAGCCCACCAGGCAGTGCAGCAGAAGGCCGAACAGTTTATGCTTTACAACCAGAAGCAGCTTACAAGGGTCTATCCATCAGCCTATCGGATTGACTCCAGCAATTTCAATCCTTTACCATACTGGAATGTTGGGTGCCAATTAGGTAGGTATTGCATGGATAacttatttctcatttcttgtGTATGGTGCTACGTAAATATCTTATACCCGAGTCTTCTCTTTCAACAGTGGCACTAAACTATCAATCTGAGGGACGCGTGATGCAATTAAATGATGCAAAATTTAGGGTAAACGGCAACTGCGGTTATGTCCTCAAACCTCAGCAGATGTGCAAAGGTAATGTCCCTCTATACATTTATCACTCTGAGTGTcaagtctttcagaaaatgtctttatGGTGAAGTTACcaagacacaaggaagaaatataAGAGCGTGTGTAGAATCTCTAGACTCCATAAATTCATAAGCTTATTTTacttcagaacagaaaaggtGCTAAAGTCTCAGACTATGTAAGTACCAGCATATAATCTCTTGCTGTTATAATAGATATATTTTGAGGGTTCCATCTTaatatgtgtttaaaaaatgaaaaggactTTCTAGTGTAGCCAACTGCAAGCAATAAGAACAAGGCTTGCAGTGGCCCGGGACCAGGTGTCCAGGCCTTGGTCCAGCTCTCAAGCAAGTCAGTAgagttttgttctctttaaaaggaattaatttggtCCTCAAAGTGCTGTTAGAACAGGAGCCAGTGATTTTCAGTGTAATGCAATGACAATCCTTCCATAATTTGAGGACTTGGAATCTGAGTGTCCCCCTATATCTCTAAATAGTTTTCTTAATGGGGCCATAAGAAGTAGTGGAGTTGCTTGAAAGGTACTTGAGAAATGGTAGAGGGAGTTTGTGCTGCGGCTGCGGGAAGCAGCTTACTCAACCCTAGTTGGTTGTTCTCATTAACATCTGGGCAGCCGATTGGTTTCTGACTCTTCTGATCACAGTGCTGATCTGGGTTATAACTattggtgttttttctttgaagctaCCACTTTAGAGAataaagtgggatttttttttttctaaaaggagTCTTAATGTTGCAAAGCTCTACTATTAGAGGGGTCCTTTCTGTCTTGTAATCATGTAAACAAGAGCTGCTCAGCTCAGTAAAGGTTATAACAAAATGGAATGgagttttaaaattcattaacaGCTGCTCCGTACTCCCTAAGTTACTTGCTTGTGACTGACTTTTGGCTATATCTGTGCATCTTAGGGGATAATATTTATTCTctatatctttttcttttcacttctcatTCCTTGCCATCTTTTAGGCACATTCAACCCCTACTCTTCTGATCCACTTCCTGCCAGTCCTAAAAAGCAGCTTATTCTGAAAATCATCAGTGGACAGCAGCTTCCTAAGCCTCCTGACTCAATGTTAGGAGACAGAGGAGAGGTAAGATACTCTTGATGCCAACAAATGCTTCCATGAGAGGTCCCTGGAGTGACGTGGCAGTGTGTGGCTCAGAGGAGCTTCCTGCTTACTTAAATATACTAGTAAACTTCAGATGTTGTCAAGATTTTGATCACTGAATACTATGTTTTCCCAGAGTCTGTATCGTATGTGTGATATTTAAGAACTAGTTAATTTGGTATTTTAAGAGtgacttttttttgaaaattagtCATGTCTGGCTATAGCTCTTGAGACTACAAACCATGCATCAGCTTGCATTTCTTGAAGCTATTGACCATGGGTTTGCTGCTTGAAGATCCACGTGATTCCAATGGTTTTGAATTGTCATATGAATTTAAATTAACTCTCTGCATgacttgctttaaaaattgaCTTTCACTGGTATCATTggcttgcttttaaaatactttgtttttaaacaatagATAATAGATCCTTTTGTTGAGGTGGAAATTATTGGGTTGCCTGTTGACTGCTGTAAAGATCAAACCCGGGTGGTTGACGACAATGGTAAGATGACCTACCTGATTTCATCTTCTTAGAGTAAAATATTGAGTAATTATAGATGATTCAGTATCTGGTTTTACTTTCTAAATTGCAAAGCTTCTTATCCGATGGAATCAAATGATtgtattttaacaaattaattctCCTTTCTAGACAGGGAGACAGACAAGCaagaggtgaagaaaaagaactgttcAATACAATATCGTTCTCTTCGATTGTTCTTAAATCTCCTTTATGGAGAAATTCcgatttttatttatttatacaaaatatCTGTATAActtcaaatgaaatgaaaacaagtcaTGTCCTGGCAGTTCCATTGCCACCTCAGCCTTCCtgagaaggaaatgaagagcAGAGTGGGGATAGCTTATTGCAGCAGGAGAGATGGCCATCTGTTCTTATAGGCAGCTGCAAAaccatggggaaaaaagggagtaGTTCCCCGTACCTTGGAATCCCTGCCAGCTACCCAACCGGAACCATTTGATTTGTAAAAGCAGTCCAAGAGACAGATCTCTCACTTACAATTAATGGAGATTGAGAGCATCTAGATAAGCAATAAGTAATGAATATTCATTTGTGTATTTGATCTTGTTTCTTATGTGTCTTGTTTCTCATGCCTCTTGCTATGTGTCATGAAAATTGAAGCTCACGCTTTCTATGGACTTGTTTCCCcaaatttctgttctgttttacagGGTTTAATCCTGTTTGGGAGGAAACACTCACTTTTACCATCCACATGCCTGAAATAGCTTTGGTGCGATTTCTTGTTTGGGACCATGACCCTATTGGGCGAGATTTTGTTGGACAAAGAACTCTGGCCTTTAGCAGTCTTGTGCCTGGTCAGTCCCGGTTGTTTTCCTTGACTTAAGAGACCTAATCCCTTTGAACTTAAAGATATTATGAGCATAAGATATGTGCTTTTATCTCTGAGATATTGTGTATGATCTTGGGCAATTCTGGCATCGTAGAGTGTGGATTCACCAATACTTGAAGGAGTTTGGGTGTCTGCTTTCGGAAGTTGCTGCTGGTGTCTTATTTATAACTGGAAGGCAATTTGTGCTGAGGGGCTTGGAAAACCTGTGAGAACATAGATAATTTTTACTAAAGGCTTAAGTGACTTACTGTATATACTTCTCTTTTATAGACAATTATTGCCAGTTGTGACTAAGGTGCAAGCTGGTGATTCTTTGTGGtgcaatgcttttgttttcctaggtTATCGTCATGTGTATTTAGAAGGACTGACGGAAGCATCCATATTTGTTCATATAACCATTAATGAGATCTATGGAAAGGTAGGTCTATCTGGAAATTTACATCTTTTCTGACTCTCTCTTGGTCTAATTCTTGTgataaaaatggatttaaaggTACCACAGAACCTTACAAGATTCGTGTGCTTTAATATTAATTCTTACAGTTTAGGTTCAGGCATTTTGATGTTGGATTAGCAGTACCTTGCGTGTTCTCGCACTGATCAGTATAACGTTTAAACAAATTATTCATATCCTATAGCAATGAAAAAGCACAATATCTGATTCTCTGTTGCCCTCAACCTGATGTCTTCATTTATACTGATATCTGAATAGCTATCTACATACACTGCTATTTTTAGAGGCTAATTTAAGTTTTAAATCTCTTGGATTCTAGTGCATGCATTTTCCTTATCTGCAAGATCATCAAAGAAAGCTCAGTGGAACGCAAGGAAAGTTTAGtggaaggagacagaaaataacATAGACAAGGCCTAGGGGCTGAGATTTCAAATAATCCGGATCCTCGCTTAACTCCACTACCTTTATCCTCACTGATCTCATTAGGTCACCGAATGATCTAACGATGGCCCTGTAAACCACTTAGATGTCTGTCTTAGTCTTGGTATCCTTGTCTCAGCGCAGGGACCAGCGTTTCAATGTGCTCATCTGCTCTTGCCTCTGTGAGTGTTCCTTCTGCCAGCGAGGACAGTGGAGAGGCAGTGGAGGGAACAGCACTGACCATGTCCAACTCGTACATGTGCTGTGCACAAAGATAAGGTTTTAGTATTTGAGGTAGACTTCATTACTCATAAATcagtgtaaaaagaaaaagcagtattaAGCAGGTTGGAATGCATCTGCAATATATACCTGGGTCTGTACACATCAGGGTATATGTGTGAAATCGTCCAGGTTTGGGATAATATGTAGGGGAGCCTGTTTGGCCGCTGTCCTTGGCTCATGTGCTCTTCAAAGAACAGtcaagaaaaatagtaaaaagTAGCTTCTTAGGGGAACCAAGTGATGataaaagagaggaggaaaataaaagacctGTTGAGTTTCCATCTCCATATCAGTCTGTTCATCTAATGCTTACCTTAATGATGGGCTATATTATTGTTCCTAATGTGTAAACAAAGGCTGAAGGCACATTTGTATCCTTATAAATGAGGGTATATGGTCAGGTTTCTGATTGACTTTAGACTGATAAATAGTTCTAAATTATTTGCTGTAGAGGGATTATGTTTACAGCTGATGGTTGTACTGTTACCTTATTTGCTTGTATTATGACAGTCTTGAAAACATTAGccaaatgtatttgcatttttttgcctttcagtgGAGCCCTTTAATCCTCAATCCCAGTTACACAATATTGCACTTTCTAGGAGCCACAAAGGTAGACTTCCTTAGCATGCACTTTGCACTTGCTGAGCGCAGATTTCTCGAATGGTTCCGAATCGCATGATCTGCAGCTACCAAGCTTATATCATTCTTCATTCAGACTCTGAAACATTTGAATATTGCTTTGATGAAGCCCATGCATAAAATTCTGCCTTAATATGTAGCCTGTCACTGCAGTACACTTCTTGCAGTCTTGTCGTCTCTGATTAGGAGTCTTTGAGTAAACCTCTGTTGTAATTGTGGCAGGCTGCCATCCTAATGAGGAGGAATACGGACATGCATGAATTCATGGAGACCTGTGCTGATAGTTCTTTGGTCAGAGTAGATGTGAATTGCTTGGTGTGAATTCttgctttgctgcatttttaactTTGTCTTCATCATTCATAAATACCCTGACAGCAGCGCTTTTCATGGTGCTCATTATATAACGGACTGAACTCACTCAAAACTGTTTATTCTTGTCCTTTCAGAACAAGCAACTGATAGGACTCAGAGGGTTGTTTAACAAGAACCCCAAGCACAATTCTGCTGAAACCAGCGGGCACTACGTACGAAAGCGATCTATTGGTGATCGAATTCTCCGTCGCACAGCCAGTGCACCAGCAAAAGgtagaaagaaaagtaagatGGGTTTTCTGGAAGCTACTGAAATTAAAGACAGTGCATCTGAGCCAATAGACTTGAAAGACAAAGAAGGAGTTGTAAGACGTACAAGCCGGAGTTTGCAAGCACGTCCTGCTTCTATGCCTGTGGACAAATATCTTCTTGTAGGGCTGCCATGCCCGGAAGATGAAACCACCCAAGAtgccaaaggaaaagaaaacacatccGGTAAGATGCTCCCAAAATTACTTCTGATGTAAGTAAGTTGAAGTAGTCTGTTAAAAGGCTTAATTCTGCAGTCCCTATGCCAGTAGTTTTGCATAACTCAAATAAGAGTTACTGGGCAAAATTACATATGCTCAAGATTGCAGCTCCTCACGCTCTTTAAGTGAGGCCCTGGAACGCTGTCTACTCTCCAAATTAGGCAAAGGAATTACAATAATTTCTACAAGTGCTCGTAAAAGGACACTTGCCAtaattctttttataatttaagAACCACCCTTCAGTTAAAGCTTCCTCAGTTTCTACTTTGCTCCTGTCCCTTTACTTATGGAAGCTGAGCTGCTGGCACAGTGGCTTTTCTCTTGCCGTTTTCAAGGAGGAAGAACAGCATGCAGCATATGTCTTTGGAAATACTGTGTGTAAAGACTGATGCAGAATTTCAAAGAGATGTAAAAGAGGGTAAAAGTAGGTCAAACTTTGTATTTAACAGtcttaatattttcctcttgccCCAGAGTATGTAATTTGATTAACTTAACCTAACATATGCTTTCCATAGCAGATCTTGGTCTTATTGAGTCTTATTGAGGTATAAGTTCAttcttaaaatagctttttttcctaagtgtATTCAGCAATAATACTCCTGGTTTTGAAATCTAGTTATTTCCTTGACTACAGCAAAGTTAGTGTGTTTTACCTGCTTAATATTTGAGTTACTGGAGGATTTAAATAAGTCTAGGAAACTTTGAATCTGGTGGAAGTGCTGTCTCCACCCTGAGCTTGTCCCTAGGCTAAGGTGTCTCTCCTCCTTTTTGGGgctattttatttgtttgggaaGAGCACATGCACTCATACAGGCAGTGAGGCTGCAGGGCCAGATGGATCCTCAGCTTCTGAGCTGCTCTGACAGTGCAGCGTTTGGGCAGTGTCCCTCAGGGCTGTTCCTCAGCTGGCACGAGACAGCCAGAAGCACCATCTGTCCTCCTTGGTAAGATGCTGAGAGCACACCAAGAACCTCTCTTGGCCTGAGATGAGTGACAGaaatgctgctctgctctgatgatGTTCGGCTATGGAGCAGCAGCTTCGCCAACCATAGGAGCCACCTTAAAATAAGAGAACTACCAGGCCTAGACAAGAATGTGCTGTTAAGCCGCTTTTGTTCTACTTGCCCATAGTAGCGGTTTTGAAGGAACAAATAATCTGCACATTGCCCTGTAAAATAAGTTGCTTAGGAGAAAGAGCAAGCAAAATCGAAACAATTCATTTTCTGCCACCCTGAGAAGAAACCGTGGACAGGAAAAGTAATGTTCCCAGTAAAGGAAGTTCATTCCGAAATGCTGTGTTTGAAATTGAAAAATCTGCTAGATAAGCCTGTGAAGATGATACAACTCAGCTCTTCTTCACAATGCTAATACAATAATTTCTTAGATTGTTCTTCTTAAAGATGCTACAAAGATGCAAAATTATTCTAGAAGAAACTTCCGTACTTTTTGGAGATCGATCGCTCACAGCAAAATAacctttgcagaaaacaaaattcaaaatctTGCTCTCATGAATGCCGTACGCCTGTAGGtcaaaaattaaatctttaaatGGTAACGTTTTACAATTGCTATGTGTAAAATACAGTCTGGAGTCCATCTACTTGATGCTTTTCACTCAGCTCTTTTAAGCATGCCTCTTGTTTTGAACTATTATGTTTTTTAACAGAgctgttttgttctgtctttatTGCCATGCTTCTTTATAGTACAAATCTGAATAGGAACACAGCTGAAGGTAATACTGTGTGCAAGCTATAATATGGTACCTCATCATTATTTGCAACCAATATTACATCACGTGCTTGATGTAATAGACATTCAAAGGAAGTTTCAATGAAATGCCTGcagttgtattttttccatttattcaTATCACACAGATAATTTGTACTAAACCTACACAACCTCATAATTAAGTTCTGTCACAACTGTACCTAATTTTGCGTTCTCCATTTGTCTGTCTACGGACAAAATAGTTGTGATACATGGAACACGATATTGTATGCAACTAATATGTTCCTTATTTAATTTAGCCAACAGTGATGACAATCCaaatgagaaggaaacaaaCTCCAAAGAATCTGGTTTTGCGTGttctgagaaaacagcaaatacTTCAAATTTAGCATCTCAATTTAAGAAAGATGACCAGAAGGAGAATACAACTGACTCTTTAGTACCACCTCTACAGGAGCAACCTGAAAATGTAGCTTTTGCAAGTGATGTAGCTGAAACAAATCACCTCATAGACTATCAGGAAAATAATGTCTCTGATGAAGTTGTCCCTCTCGTGCAGGGCTCTGATTTTGAAGTTTCCATAGGAAAAACAAATGACGAAACCCATGCAGATGATAAAAAGGGAGATGACATCAAAGGGCttaaagaggaggaggaaactCTTGGGGGGGCTTCCCTTTCTCCAAAAGTAGAGAGGGAAAATCACAACTATGACATCAAGAAAAGCACTGCAGCCCCTCTTTCTTTGACAGATATTTCTTCTACCATTTGCTCTGACAATCCTGATTTGCACTCCACTTTAACCATGCACGACAGTGACATTTCTCGCCTTATCGATGAAGTTTCTTTAACGAACGAGAGTGAAATGGATAGCGCTCTCTCGGCTCTGATCAGACAGTTTGATGTCACAGATGACCAAATTAATCTTGCCGCAGTCTCAAGCCTCCATGGCACTAACAGCCAGACCTTCAGTGTGGTGGCTACACACCCGCAGACGCTCACTGCGCATCTGAACAGTCCCTGTAACCACAACTTTACTACTACAAAATCTGTCAAATCCCCTTTATTCTCAACTCCAAATAGTACAgtgttctccagccctgagaCCGCAGACTACTCTGTGTACACGATTATCCATGAGGCTACTCTTACCCCAGCTTCGGAATGCAAGACCCACAGTGAATTAGTTTGCAACAAGAAGTTGAACAGTATGGAAAATAACTCGCCCAGCTGTCCTTGTCCTTCACCTCTCTCTTTGCTAAGTGCAAATCCCACAAGAAAATGTGGAATGAGCTGGGAAGCCCCTGAGTCTGCCAGTTCTTTTGCTTCCAATAGCCTCATCTTTGAGGAGACACTCGTTGACCCTCCCACTGGtgaaaattcagaaagcagcagtctTGTAGAAGTAGATGGGGATTCTCAAGAGCTCTTGGTAACTGCATGTGAGTACAAAAGAGAAGACATGAGCCAGCTGGCTTCCCCTTTGAAACTGAGGCAAAAGCAAGATGTTGGGCCTGGTGGTGAGAGGACCTCTGGGAACGGCGCAGCTGttgagctctgtgctgctgctctgtgctgctcagaTAACTTCAGGACTGCAGGGAGTCGGCTCCCTTTTCCAGCATGTGAAAACATTGGCTTTGTGTATCATCATCACTCAGATAATCAGAAAAACATAATGTGTGCCTCTGAGAGATCCCGGCTCGATGTACACTCACCGGTGCTCAAAAATGCTttggcttttccttctccttcagccaTCAAGCAGACGAGTCCTTGCAAATCCAAGAGTCTGGGTGACCTGACATCAGAGGATATTTCCTGCAATTTTGAAAGTAAGTACCAATACATAAGTAGGAGCTTTATCTCGTCGGGCATGAGAGACAAGAAACTGGCTGCTATGAAGAATATGAGACCGCATTCTACAGATGCTCTGACAGAACAGCTGAGGAAGCTGGTGTCCCTGGACCAGGAGGACAGCCATCAAACCCTGTACTCAAAGCAGATCGACGATGACTGTCCGAGGGCGCTGGTTAGAAAACTCTCATCCAGGAGCCAGAGCAGAGTGCGGAATATAGCCAGCCGTGCCAAGGAGAGGCAGGAGGCCGCCACCAAGCAAAAATGTCCTAATACAAACAGCGTAGCAGGCGTTGTCCTTCGGAACAAGCCCATGGCATCTCCTCACGTTATCAACAGGCATTCAACGGGCTCGTACATAGCCAGGTACTTGAATGGCTTCCCTGGGGAGGACATGGAGGGTCGAGGAATACCGGAGGGTGCGTGTGCTGCTTTGCACTATGGCTGTAGAGACCAGTTGTATACACATGATTCCATCCTGCAGCTGGAACCCAATAGTGATGATAAGCCTGAAATTTATTTCCTGCTGAGACTGTAGATTGTATAAATGTACATCTTCAATGTTTACAAACTATTTCATGGAAATGAAGGATTTTTAGCAAGAAACACTGTTTTGGgagtttaaattatttagaaatacGATTTTATGCTAGCGATTCAGTCATGATTTAGTGTTCCCTTTCCTGTCAATGCTTTTGTAAATAGAAGCCAAGCTCCATCCTAATGTATGTACTTTAGAAATTATGAAATGAAGTAGTCTGGGGACTTGGTACGCAGTAAGCGTCATTTGtagctttttgtatttgtaatgcATGTCATTTTTAAGCCGAGCACATCTGTGCTCAAAAGCCTACCGATGCGATGGATGCAATAGTGTTCTGTTTTCCCCATGAACTCTCCTACtgtttggaaaaacatttttaagtgattgttttcagccttttgtGCAAATTCTACTGAGCATAGTGCTTTCTGGTATTTTTAACCTCCTTGGGATTAGGCTGCTGCCCGACTCACGCTGCCCAACAAGCAGTGGTTTCAGAGTGGGACCCTTCATTAACAtcactgttttctctgtcttgtaCTTAAttgttaatattaattttacGTCTTTCCATGTGTGAACTAGGATTCTGCAGCGAACAATTTGTAGAATTAGTTAGTCCAAATTTGTGAGTAACGTGTAGGTTTGTCTTCTGCCTGCTCAATGAAGTGTAATGacacttgttttcctttttggtcACTGTGTTGAATGCTCGTTTCAGGACAGAGTGGAATGTGGGAATAATTCTGCATTTATGAATGGAAAACACTTAATTTCTGCATATTTTGCTATGTATTTTTGCTATTGGTTGTGTGTGTAGCTTCAGTACGTTTCTGTGTTTGATTTTATTGCTTAACTGTTGACAGTCAGTGGAATATTTAAAACTGACATAGTAGAGTAAGTATCTCGACTGTCCATCTTTTTCTATGAATGCTGAAAGTGAATTGAGTGAGTAATTTCAAATACCTGAAGCTTCCCTATAAGGAACGAAATagctttattttggttttaagatATTCTTTGTCTTGACTGTaagttttttcttaaatgtaaaaGATGTAACTTTTACCTCTTTCTTTTGTAATGCAGAGTATTATTATTCttgaaaatgtcattaaaatagATTTCTAAGCACCTGGTTACATGTTTACTGAAACCGTAGCAAGTACGGTTATGCTTAAACTAACCCTGGTTAGTGACTGCAGGCATCAGTCTCGTCATGAGCTTCCAGTAAggtttcagaaatggaaaaaaaaatccatcatttCACATGATAGTAACAGTTCGCAGCTAGAAATGAGCAGCTGagctctttccctttcctggaGAGGATGTCATGGTTATTGAGGATGTCTAACTGCCTGCGTATTCCTATTTTGTTCCATTAAGGATATAACAGGTGCCACTGCCTGATGTTTTGATCACTTGGAAGAGAACAGCGTATTCTCTaaatataaagcatttttcCATGGAGGAACAGTATAGTACTGGTGTAGGGTCCAGTCTAAGTGCAGtcctgtttctctttgaaaacGAGGTCAGAAAGTACGCTAATCCTCAAAGCCTTTGGGGCTATTCCTGTGCTTACTGTTACGTATCCGGTTAAGGTCTTCACAGAATTAGGAACCATTCCAGAAGCAGATGTCAAAGATGCTTGAAATCGCAATCCTCTAAAACTTCCTTTTCAAGCTGTCTTCCATCTGAACTGCAGGCAGCTATAAATTAGCTGGAAgaaactgtttgttttcttca from the Cuculus canorus isolate bCucCan1 chromosome 9, bCucCan1.pri, whole genome shotgun sequence genome contains:
- the PLCH1 gene encoding 1-phosphatidylinositol 4,5-bisphosphate phosphodiesterase eta-1 isoform X1 codes for the protein MAFLLASEVYRVLGSVATSEKVQLAQMVERCMSVMQSGTQMVKLKSGTKGLVRLFYLDEHRTCIRWRPSRKSEKAKIIIDSIYKVTEGRQSEIFHRHAEGNFDPSCCFTIYHGNHMESLDLITSNPEEARTWITGLKYLMAGISDEDSLAKRQRTHDHWVKQTFEEADKNGDGLLNIEEIHQLMHKLNVNLPRRKVRQMFQEADTDENHGTLNFEEFSVFYKMMSLRRDLYLLLLSYSDKKDHLTVEELAQFLKVEQKMNNVTPEYCLDIIEKFEVSEENKKQNVLGIEGFTNFMRSPACDIFNPLHCEVHQDMDQPLCNYFIASSHNTYLTGDQLLSQSRVEMYARVLQDGCRCIEVDCWDGPDGEPVVHHGYTLTSKILFRDVAETVNKYAFVKNEFPVILSIENHCSIQQQKKIAQYLKDIFGDKLDLSSVTTGDSRQLPSPQELKGKILVKGKKLPHTLGADAEEGEVSDEDSADEIEDDCKLKYCYSNGATEHQVESFIRKKLESLIKESQIRDKEDPDSFTVRALLKATHEGLNVNLKQNLDTKEGGKKSHSRSLMGNFGKHKKAVKATSKYHSTSDDEDSQQNSSGKETGHLHSRLARRRKTVKLCRALSDLVVYTNSVAAQDIVDDGSTGNVLSFSETRAHQAVQQKAEQFMLYNQKQLTRVYPSAYRIDSSNFNPLPYWNVGCQLVALNYQSEGRVMQLNDAKFRVNGNCGYVLKPQQMCKGTFNPYSSDPLPASPKKQLILKIISGQQLPKPPDSMLGDRGEIIDPFVEVEIIGLPVDCCKDQTRVVDDNGFNPVWEETLTFTIHMPEIALVRFLVWDHDPIGRDFVGQRTLAFSSLVPGYRHVYLEGLTEASIFVHITINEIYGKNKQLIGLRGLFNKNPKHNSAETSGHYVRKRSIGDRILRRTASAPAKGRKKSKMGFLEATEIKDSASEPIDLKDKEGVVRRTSRSLQARPASMPVDKYLLVGLPCPEDETTQDAKGKENTSANSDDNPNEKETNSKESGFACSEKTANTSNLASQFKKDDQKENTTDSLVPPLQEQPENVAFASDVAETNHLIDYQENNVSDEVVPLVQGSDFEVSIGKTNDETHADDKKGDDIKGLKEEEETLGGASLSPKVERENHNYDIKKSTAAPLSLTDISSTICSDNPDLHSTLTMHDSDISRLIDEVSLTNESEMDSALSALIRQFDVTDDQINLAAVSSLHGTNSQTFSVVATHPQTLTAHLNSPCNHNFTTTKSVKSPLFSTPNSTVFSSPETADYSVYTIIHEATLTPASECKTHSELVCNKKLNSMENNSPSCPCPSPLSLLSANPTRKCGMSWEAPESASSFASNSLIFEETLVDPPTGENSESSSLVEVDGDSQELLVTACEYKREDMSQLASPLKLRQKQDVGPGGERTSGNGAAVELCAAALCCSDNFRTAGSRLPFPACENIGFVYHHHSDNQKNIMCASERSRLDVHSPVLKNALAFPSPSAIKQTSPCKSKSLGDLTSEDISCNFESKYQYISRSFISSGMRDKKLAAMKNMRPHSTDALTEQLRKLVSLDQEDSHQTLYSKQIDDDCPRALVRKLSSRSQSRVRNIASRAKERQEAATKQKCPNTNSVAGVVLRNKPMASPHVINRHSTGSYIARYLNGFPGEDMEGRGIPEGACAALHYGCRDQLYTHDSILQLEPNSDDKPEIYFLLRL